Proteins from one Listeria weihenstephanensis genomic window:
- the thiD gene encoding bifunctional hydroxymethylpyrimidine kinase/phosphomethylpyrimidine kinase, giving the protein MFPQAVTIAGSDSGGGAGIQADIKTFQERRVFGMSAITAITAQNTKGVQAIHPVPIDILEAQLDALNDDFAISAVKTGMLVDEAHIASVISRLQRFDWGPLIVDPVMIAKGGARLVSNEAIATIRENLLPLATIVTPNIPEAEVIAEMSIESTAQIKKAAKRIQLLGVKTVIIKGGHSEDKAESRDYVLDGENEFWLEAKRVKTKQTHGTGCTFSACITAELAKGASTEYAIQTAKKFITSAISQPLNIGHGNGPTNHWAHRKESQE; this is encoded by the coding sequence ATGTTCCCACAAGCAGTTACGATCGCAGGCTCTGACAGCGGTGGTGGAGCTGGAATTCAGGCGGATATCAAAACGTTTCAGGAACGCCGCGTCTTTGGAATGTCTGCTATCACAGCAATTACAGCGCAAAACACGAAGGGGGTTCAAGCGATTCACCCAGTTCCAATTGATATATTAGAGGCGCAGCTTGATGCTCTAAATGATGATTTTGCGATATCTGCCGTCAAAACTGGAATGCTCGTGGATGAGGCACATATTGCGAGTGTGATTTCTCGGTTGCAACGCTTCGACTGGGGGCCGCTCATCGTCGACCCAGTGATGATTGCTAAAGGCGGCGCCCGACTTGTAAGTAATGAGGCCATTGCTACTATCCGTGAAAATTTGTTACCGCTTGCAACAATAGTTACACCCAATATACCAGAAGCAGAAGTCATTGCTGAAATGTCTATCGAATCCACCGCTCAAATTAAAAAAGCGGCTAAACGTATCCAATTACTAGGGGTCAAAACGGTCATTATTAAAGGAGGTCATAGTGAGGATAAGGCGGAATCGCGAGACTATGTCTTAGACGGGGAGAATGAATTTTGGCTTGAGGCGAAGCGTGTTAAAACGAAGCAGACACACGGAACTGGTTGTACTTTTTCGGCATGCATCACGGCTGAACTCGCAAAAGGTGCCTCCACAGAGTATGCTATTCAGACCGCAAAAAAATTCATAACTAGCGCGATTTCTCAACCACTTAATATTGGGCATGGCAATGGTCCAACCAATCACTGGGCACATAGGAAGGAGAGTCAAGAATGA
- a CDS encoding glycosyltransferase family 2 protein, with translation MRDKPLLTIIVPCYNEEEVLAETMKQLGAILHDMKDKLVIHEDSDLLFVDDGSRDKTWEVIENGIAIQDHISGVKLSRNFGHQNALLAGMKAAEGRADCIISIDSDLQDDVGVIPDFVEKYRAGYEVVYGIRDERKTDTRFKRGSAHLFYTMMGKFGIHLIPDHADYRLLGSMALQEMNLFPENNIFLRGIVPLIGFKSDKVYYHRKERFAGESKYPLKKMLAFAADGLTSFSVAPIRFVTGLGALMFIVAIVIGIYTFIQHLSGTATSGWSSLMLSIWVIGGIQMMSLGVVGEYIGRIYSEVKQRPRFIIETNSYVESGHEK, from the coding sequence ATGCGAGATAAACCTTTGTTGACAATTATTGTGCCTTGTTATAATGAGGAAGAAGTTCTGGCAGAAACGATGAAGCAGCTAGGCGCCATTTTGCACGATATGAAGGATAAATTGGTGATACATGAGGATAGTGACCTATTGTTTGTGGATGATGGTAGTCGGGATAAGACTTGGGAAGTTATTGAAAATGGGATAGCGATACAAGATCATATCAGTGGTGTCAAATTGAGTAGGAATTTTGGACATCAAAATGCGTTACTTGCAGGAATGAAGGCAGCTGAAGGTCGCGCGGATTGTATCATTTCGATCGATTCGGATTTGCAAGATGATGTTGGGGTTATTCCTGATTTTGTAGAGAAATATCGCGCAGGTTACGAAGTTGTATATGGTATTCGTGATGAACGTAAGACTGATACCCGATTTAAGCGAGGTTCGGCACACTTGTTTTACACGATGATGGGCAAGTTTGGGATTCATTTAATTCCCGATCATGCCGATTATCGCTTGCTCGGAAGTATGGCGCTGCAGGAGATGAACTTGTTCCCTGAGAATAATATTTTCCTGCGTGGTATTGTTCCGTTGATCGGTTTTAAGTCAGATAAAGTTTATTACCATCGTAAAGAACGTTTTGCTGGAGAGTCTAAATATCCATTGAAAAAAATGCTTGCTTTTGCGGCGGATGGCTTAACGTCATTTAGTGTCGCGCCGATTCGTTTTGTAACCGGCCTCGGAGCGCTGATGTTTATTGTAGCAATCGTGATTGGTATTTATACATTTATACAGCATTTATCAGGTACAGCAACATCAGGATGGTCCTCGTTAATGCTATCTATCTGGGTTATTGGCGGTATTCAGATGATGAGTTTGGGTGTAGTTGGTGAGTATATCGGACGTATTTATTCAGAAGTGAAGCAGAGACCGAGATTTATTATTGAGACAAATTCCTATGTCGAAAGTGGGCATGAAAAATGA
- a CDS encoding DMT family transporter gives MQKGKTQTSLYLLLVLVMASWGLNVTATKVLVAHFPPITMTSFRIFTAAIAVFIFLIAIRKFRFPTRRELGYIVAGSLFNIVIHHYFLASGLTMTTGTNGGLILGIGPILTAILAVIFLHEAISRAQLIGLVSGLLGVSLIVLTGGQGLSGISLGDIYVFIAILSQCFSFIIIKRIAGSLDPRLMTAYMLLIGSVLLFFTSLIQEPDGLAQMSGQTTSMWLLFLASALFATAFGNLIYNFAVGQIGPSKTAIFMNLNPFFSLIGAALFLNEQISMMQILGFILIIIGVMLGSGALPELLRARKKVRDPEKIMDE, from the coding sequence ATGCAAAAAGGGAAAACACAAACATCACTTTATCTACTGCTCGTTCTAGTCATGGCAAGTTGGGGACTAAATGTAACCGCTACAAAGGTTTTAGTCGCTCATTTTCCGCCGATAACGATGACTTCATTCCGAATTTTCACAGCCGCAATCGCCGTCTTCATTTTCCTCATTGCCATCCGTAAATTCAGATTTCCAACACGGCGCGAACTCGGCTATATTGTTGCGGGCAGCCTATTTAACATTGTCATTCATCACTATTTTCTAGCATCAGGATTAACGATGACAACAGGAACAAACGGTGGCCTTATTTTAGGAATCGGTCCCATTTTGACGGCTATTTTGGCGGTTATTTTTTTACATGAAGCCATTTCAAGAGCACAATTAATCGGACTCGTCTCAGGACTTCTCGGCGTTTCACTGATCGTTCTCACTGGCGGACAAGGACTTTCGGGTATTTCTCTTGGGGACATCTATGTTTTCATCGCGATACTCTCACAATGCTTCAGTTTCATCATTATTAAACGCATCGCAGGTTCACTCGACCCACGTTTAATGACAGCATACATGCTCTTAATTGGCTCCGTATTACTATTTTTCACCAGCCTCATTCAAGAGCCAGACGGACTTGCCCAAATGAGCGGACAAACCACTTCGATGTGGCTACTATTTCTTGCTTCTGCACTATTCGCAACAGCATTTGGAAATTTGATTTACAATTTTGCAGTCGGACAAATTGGACCATCAAAAACTGCGATTTTTATGAACCTGAACCCCTTTTTCTCACTCATTGGAGCAGCATTATTCCTAAATGAACAAATCAGCATGATGCAAATTCTAGGCTTTATTTTGATCATTATCGGCGTTATGCTTGGATCAGGCGCTTTACCAGAACTATTGCGCGCTAGAAAAAAAGTCCGTGATCCAGAAAAAATCATGGATGAGTGA
- a CDS encoding 2-thiouracil desulfurase family protein codes for MIGISSCLTGICCRYDGRSNLVEELKRLIDTGQAISFCPEVLGGMPTPRDPAEIVGGSADDVWSGKARVMTVKGEDVTVEFKAGALKALKEAQAQNIHQVILKANSPSCGSAMVYDGTFSGKKIAGAGITASLFRQNGIEVMDEDAFLASITHP; via the coding sequence ATGATTGGAATAAGTAGTTGTTTGACGGGGATCTGCTGTCGTTATGACGGTAGGTCCAATTTGGTAGAGGAATTAAAAAGGCTAATCGATACGGGGCAGGCGATCTCGTTTTGCCCTGAGGTTTTGGGTGGAATGCCGACACCTCGTGATCCCGCTGAAATCGTTGGTGGAAGTGCGGATGATGTTTGGTCGGGAAAAGCACGCGTGATGACGGTAAAAGGTGAAGATGTGACTGTGGAATTCAAAGCAGGAGCCTTAAAAGCTTTAAAAGAAGCACAAGCGCAAAATATTCATCAAGTTATTTTAAAGGCAAATAGCCCGTCGTGTGGTTCCGCGATGGTTTATGATGGCACTTTTTCTGGGAAGAAGATCGCTGGCGCTGGAATCACGGCGAGCCTGTTTCGTCAAAATGGTATTGAGGTCATGGACGAGGATGCATTCTTAGCGAGCATCACTCATCCATGA
- a CDS encoding right-handed parallel beta-helix repeat-containing protein, producing MKRKIIIFGVAILLAFIFGGVTKTQAAEVIQADQFMKKNDKTAAKENVLGWAKLVESVNQNETNTTIQFGEGRYYFDNTLKIPSNVVIKGVTANPEDSQLLFTAPKQGLTTEAVNGKYIKNISIRDLSIRYDIDPVIMSGYAYTFSLINFAGDYKDDSTSLAEPYELLDNIQIDNIIADGNEQANSIIYLGGIKNGSVENSKIRNSNLQSGIVMEYCQTMLIENNKIENMGRVGIVMYRGNGGSGTKQISIIGNEIKNWMQRYGTKHFYAPANMEYSAEDRKVMVDGGIDSYGAGNTNIVIDRNSLIGGEGSNKYNPSNIVINNTERKKKDPQATDLTPQHVVQMDDAGKIIPGTLDDSLQKNMTGYIGIRLSGAENVRVTNNFVQMDSYDNFAFMALYERDRQGVKTTPKNIIIKNNDFHASGRIRYPIRILSGTINKSRGISIENNTFDVNGFVDNYYKAMIEVRNPVELLTVTENKVSWDKQVNGWVTVASTGLPNYVNNLAVWGNTGTKKSDVTRSLVNTTPSSLSITTVPLPSNTTPFIGNLYTGYADYKVGETNVKGAINNNFGHYQIVTLAIDGVGLKNATVNSDGTFLINAKANNITKNSQVTVRFRVSGTETYDSEMQVKITE from the coding sequence ATGAAGCGGAAAATAATAATTTTTGGAGTTGCGATTTTGTTAGCCTTTATATTTGGAGGCGTAACAAAGACGCAAGCAGCAGAAGTGATTCAAGCAGATCAATTTATGAAGAAAAACGACAAGACGGCCGCAAAAGAAAATGTGCTTGGTTGGGCGAAATTAGTGGAGTCGGTGAACCAGAATGAAACGAATACGACAATTCAATTTGGTGAGGGAAGATACTATTTTGATAACACCTTGAAAATCCCGTCAAATGTCGTGATTAAAGGTGTAACGGCGAATCCAGAAGACAGTCAATTGCTATTTACAGCACCGAAACAGGGGCTCACAACTGAAGCAGTAAATGGGAAATACATAAAGAATATCTCGATTCGCGACCTAAGCATTCGCTATGACATTGATCCAGTCATAATGAGTGGATATGCTTACACTTTTTCACTGATTAATTTTGCGGGGGATTATAAAGATGACAGTACATCACTTGCGGAACCTTATGAATTGCTGGATAATATTCAGATTGACAACATTATTGCGGACGGAAACGAGCAGGCGAACTCGATTATTTACTTGGGTGGAATTAAGAACGGCTCCGTCGAAAACTCGAAAATTCGCAATTCGAATTTGCAGAGCGGCATTGTAATGGAGTATTGCCAAACGATGCTGATTGAGAATAATAAAATCGAGAATATGGGGCGCGTTGGGATTGTGATGTATCGCGGAAATGGTGGCAGTGGCACAAAACAAATCAGTATCATTGGAAACGAGATTAAAAATTGGATGCAGCGCTATGGAACGAAGCATTTTTATGCACCTGCCAACATGGAATATTCAGCGGAGGATCGTAAAGTGATGGTAGACGGCGGAATCGATAGCTATGGCGCTGGGAACACCAATATTGTCATTGATCGCAACAGCCTCATCGGTGGCGAGGGAAGCAACAAATACAATCCAAGCAATATAGTGATCAACAACACTGAACGTAAAAAGAAGGACCCACAAGCTACTGATTTAACGCCGCAACATGTGGTTCAAATGGATGACGCAGGCAAAATTATTCCAGGAACGCTAGATGATTCGTTGCAGAAAAACATGACTGGGTATATTGGAATCCGGTTATCGGGTGCTGAAAATGTGAGAGTTACGAATAACTTTGTTCAGATGGATAGCTATGATAATTTTGCGTTTATGGCACTGTACGAACGAGATCGCCAAGGTGTGAAGACAACGCCGAAAAATATTATCATCAAAAACAATGATTTTCATGCAAGTGGCAGGATTCGGTACCCAATTCGAATTTTATCAGGAACGATTAATAAATCACGCGGAATTAGTATCGAAAATAATACTTTTGACGTCAATGGTTTTGTAGATAATTATTATAAGGCAATGATCGAAGTTAGAAATCCTGTGGAGCTTTTGACCGTTACGGAAAATAAGGTGAGTTGGGATAAACAGGTGAATGGTTGGGTGACTGTCGCGAGTACGGGCTTGCCGAATTATGTAAATAACCTTGCTGTATGGGGAAATACGGGAACGAAGAAGAGTGATGTAACGAGATCTTTAGTGAATACGACCCCTTCTAGCTTGAGTATAACAACTGTGCCATTACCATCAAATACGACGCCGTTTATAGGAAATTTATACACGGGATATGCAGATTATAAAGTTGGTGAAACGAATGTGAAAGGCGCTATCAACAATAATTTCGGTCATTATCAAATTGTGACATTGGCGATTGATGGCGTCGGTCTCAAGAATGCAACGGTCAACTCAGATGGTACATTTCTTATCAATGCGAAGGCTAATAATATTACGAAAAATTCACAAGTTACGGTACGTTTTCGTGTGAGCGGGACGGAAACTTATGACTCGGAAATGCAGGTGAAAATCACAGAATAA
- the tenA gene encoding thiaminase II, with product MVRFSEELHAENREIWQRSKDHPFVKQLVAGSLGKAEFRYYLLQDHYYLTHYVKVIALGIAYADDYDAMIELSRSLASLEVSELSMREKFYPFVGIKEKDLTGIVPSPAAYHYTSHMYRVAGSQSLGRILAGILPCYWLYQEIGEQYAGAVSPDPLYQAWLDIYQDAAYAEGLQRQIDLLDRVAQGLPDAELEAMRDDFRISSYAELAFWDMAFERQTWDGSDLDGKLATY from the coding sequence ATGGTACGTTTTTCGGAGGAATTGCATGCGGAGAATCGGGAAATTTGGCAGAGGAGTAAGGATCATCCGTTTGTGAAGCAGTTGGTGGCGGGGAGTTTGGGAAAGGCGGAGTTTCGTTATTATTTATTGCAGGATCATTATTATTTGACGCATTATGTGAAGGTGATTGCGCTCGGTATTGCCTATGCGGACGATTATGACGCGATGATAGAGTTGAGTCGGTCGCTTGCTTCTTTGGAGGTCTCCGAGCTTTCGATGCGTGAAAAATTTTATCCGTTTGTCGGGATCAAGGAGAAGGATTTAACGGGGATTGTACCGAGTCCAGCGGCTTATCATTATACGTCACATATGTATCGGGTTGCGGGATCGCAGTCACTAGGTCGAATTTTAGCGGGAATTTTGCCGTGTTATTGGCTGTATCAGGAGATTGGTGAGCAGTATGCGGGGGCGGTAAGTCCGGATCCGCTGTATCAGGCTTGGTTGGATATTTATCAGGATGCGGCTTACGCGGAAGGGTTACAGCGGCAGATTGATTTGCTTGATCGGGTTGCTCAGGGCTTGCCAGATGCGGAGTTGGAGGCGATGCGGGACGATTTTCGGATTAGTAGTTACGCGGAATTGGCTTTTTGGGACATGGCTTTTGAGAGGCAAACATGGGATGGGAGTGATTTAGATGGCAAATTGGCAACTTATTGA
- a CDS encoding PBECR4 domain-containing protein, with the protein MLKQLTTGHAFFKEHFVNKRVIYVYKEKQTIKQFEIYMTATNFMHLCGVQYRHGAASFYNDITNKTLRLNDVILKKDGTTKQNLQVLPLLHELVGEHVKVCLRGSYLHLSYDMAIRSNKSILVVTLKHASTDKYVPTSLPNLRNGKYDTLNPSFVVLCIIKECLTSGARTYLVYKEDHQDEIQKFFDPDRKSVQSPNEIKI; encoded by the coding sequence ATGTTAAAACAACTTACGACTGGACATGCATTTTTTAAGGAGCATTTTGTTAACAAGCGGGTTATTTATGTGTATAAGGAAAAACAAACGATAAAACAGTTCGAAATTTATATGACGGCAACGAACTTCATGCATTTATGTGGTGTACAGTATCGTCACGGTGCGGCTTCATTTTATAATGATATTACCAATAAAACATTGCGATTAAACGATGTCATTTTGAAAAAAGATGGGACAACAAAGCAGAATCTACAGGTACTTCCTCTGCTACATGAACTAGTTGGCGAGCATGTGAAAGTCTGTCTGCGTGGTAGTTATCTGCACTTATCTTATGATATGGCGATTAGATCTAATAAAAGTATTTTAGTAGTTACGCTGAAACATGCATCAACGGATAAATATGTGCCGACCTCTTTGCCGAATTTGCGGAATGGAAAATATGATACCCTTAATCCGAGTTTTGTGGTGCTCTGTATTATTAAGGAATGCTTGACGTCGGGAGCGCGTACGTATTTAGTTTATAAAGAAGATCATCAAGATGAAATACAGAAGTTTTTTGATCCAGATAGAAAATCGGTCCAATCTCCTAATGAGATAAAAATCTGA
- a CDS encoding DUF6044 family protein → MGMKTWFIDRKLEIIAIALILIFTAPLFILGGNSHIRIHDNLDSNMTWYKVLLNSGNYLAKTGSNIPQMLDGVAPRDSFDSQFVGIVWLYAIFPTPLAFAFSQLITRIFAFIGMRLWLRDYIIKDPSKKYITLFVAVAFALTPFWPSGMLSTLGMPLALWAFLNIRKGKKSIWNWLILTLLPFYSSLILGFCFLLFLVACIWIYDIVKKRGWNWRFFSSIAYMSIIYCIVNYRFISQMFFQTNEPDSRSAFSLPNNSVLGSVRLTFKNFTIGHTHDQPLATYVILPVILLALVMMLVKKEWRTQKPFLWLMALNFSLSIWYAFWWWGAWNPIKEQISIMRSFNFSRFHFLQPFIFYGLFALALVYFASKGGWWKRIAMIGLVLQLCVVFAGNSEIVYRAAGTPSIDQFYAKKEFREIKNYIGKPQKDYRVASIGIHPSISQENGFYTLDGYVNSYPLSYKAKFREIIAKELDKSPTLKDYYDGWGNRVYIFSAELGKNYLFDKNSKKHIKNLELNTRAFKEMGGEYIFSAVPIDNARENDLHLEKTFDDKEAAWKIYLYKVGDLNAR, encoded by the coding sequence ATGGGAATGAAAACATGGTTTATAGATAGAAAACTAGAAATAATAGCGATCGCATTGATTCTTATTTTTACGGCGCCATTATTTATTTTAGGTGGGAATAGCCATATTCGAATTCATGATAATTTAGATTCAAATATGACATGGTATAAGGTTTTACTGAATAGCGGGAACTATTTGGCGAAAACGGGAAGTAATATTCCTCAAATGCTCGATGGGGTCGCGCCAAGAGACTCTTTTGATTCTCAATTTGTAGGGATTGTTTGGTTGTATGCGATATTTCCAACGCCACTCGCTTTTGCTTTTAGCCAGCTGATTACGCGTATATTCGCATTTATCGGCATGCGCTTATGGTTACGTGATTACATCATTAAAGATCCATCCAAAAAATACATAACGCTGTTTGTAGCTGTAGCCTTTGCTTTGACACCGTTTTGGCCTTCGGGGATGCTTAGTACACTTGGAATGCCACTCGCATTGTGGGCGTTCTTAAATATCCGTAAAGGCAAAAAGAGCATCTGGAATTGGCTGATTTTGACGCTACTACCGTTTTATTCAAGCCTGATTCTTGGTTTTTGTTTCTTACTTTTCTTAGTTGCGTGTATTTGGATATACGATATCGTGAAGAAACGTGGCTGGAATTGGCGATTCTTTAGCAGTATAGCGTATATGTCGATCATTTATTGCATCGTCAATTATCGATTTATTTCACAGATGTTTTTCCAAACGAATGAGCCTGATTCGAGAAGTGCGTTTAGCTTGCCGAACAATAGTGTCTTAGGCTCCGTTAGGTTAACTTTTAAGAATTTTACTATAGGGCATACACATGACCAGCCACTTGCGACGTATGTTATCTTGCCAGTTATTCTTTTGGCATTGGTTATGATGCTGGTGAAAAAAGAGTGGCGGACGCAGAAACCATTTTTATGGTTAATGGCTCTTAATTTTTCATTGTCGATTTGGTATGCTTTTTGGTGGTGGGGCGCTTGGAATCCGATTAAAGAACAGATTTCAATTATGCGTTCGTTTAATTTTTCACGCTTTCACTTCTTGCAACCGTTCATTTTCTATGGATTATTTGCCTTGGCGCTTGTTTATTTTGCAAGTAAAGGTGGTTGGTGGAAACGGATTGCGATGATTGGCTTGGTCTTGCAACTATGTGTGGTGTTTGCGGGGAATTCGGAAATAGTATATCGTGCAGCTGGTACACCATCGATCGATCAGTTTTATGCGAAAAAAGAATTTCGGGAGATAAAAAACTATATTGGTAAGCCACAAAAAGATTATCGAGTGGCGAGTATTGGGATTCATCCGTCGATTTCGCAGGAAAATGGTTTTTATACGTTAGATGGGTACGTTAACTCTTATCCACTTAGTTATAAAGCGAAGTTTCGTGAGATTATTGCAAAAGAACTAGATAAGAGTCCGACTTTGAAGGATTATTATGATGGTTGGGGAAATCGCGTGTATATTTTCTCGGCAGAACTCGGTAAAAACTATCTTTTCGATAAGAATTCTAAGAAGCATATTAAGAATTTGGAGCTGAATACGCGAGCTTTCAAGGAAATGGGTGGCGAGTATATTTTTTCAGCCGTACCGATTGATAATGCGAGGGAAAACGATCTCCATTTAGAGAAAACATTTGACGATAAAGAAGCAGCTTGGAAAATATACTTATACAAAGTGGGTGATTTAAATGCGAGATAA
- the thiM gene encoding hydroxyethylthiazole kinase, producing the protein MANWQLIEEVRARNPLVHVITNIVVANDLANGLLALGASPIMASAVEEMVELGGLADVVVINIGTLNADLVASMLAVGKAANAAGTPVVLDPVGVGATAYRRETVRRLLAEIQFAVIRGNIGELASIAGVDWNARGVDAGSGDTTQATDIALKVAREYKTVVAISGAVDTISDGEHVRTIKNGDPLLPQITGSGCLLSCMIAAFVSVTDDYLTAVVTASASYAIASEYAAKTLKRNLPASFRIAFIDELALLHTHDHEKLASIEEVR; encoded by the coding sequence ATGGCAAATTGGCAACTTATTGAGGAGGTGCGAGCGCGAAATCCGTTGGTGCATGTGATTACGAATATTGTGGTGGCGAATGATTTGGCGAACGGGTTGTTAGCGCTTGGGGCATCACCGATTATGGCGTCGGCTGTGGAGGAAATGGTTGAACTGGGCGGTTTGGCAGATGTAGTCGTGATTAATATTGGGACGCTAAATGCTGATTTGGTAGCGTCGATGTTAGCAGTTGGAAAGGCGGCCAATGCTGCAGGAACGCCAGTTGTGTTAGACCCAGTAGGCGTTGGTGCAACGGCGTATAGACGGGAAACGGTTCGGCGATTATTGGCGGAGATTCAGTTTGCAGTGATCCGTGGAAACATTGGTGAACTTGCAAGTATTGCGGGAGTCGACTGGAACGCGCGAGGAGTAGACGCAGGTTCGGGCGATACCACGCAAGCGACGGATATAGCGTTAAAAGTAGCGCGCGAATACAAGACGGTGGTTGCGATTAGTGGCGCGGTAGATACGATTTCTGATGGAGAACATGTGCGGACTATCAAAAACGGTGATCCACTTTTACCTCAGATCACGGGTTCGGGGTGTTTGCTAAGTTGCATGATTGCTGCTTTTGTCAGTGTGACCGATGATTATTTAACGGCAGTTGTAACGGCATCAGCGAGCTATGCAATTGCTTCGGAATACGCTGCGAAAACGCTGAAAAGGAATTTACCAGCTTCTTTTCGGATCGCGTTTATCGATGAATTAGCCCTATTGCACACGCATGATCATGAAAAACTGGCATCGATTGAGGAGGTGCGTTGA
- the thiE gene encoding thiamine phosphate synthase translates to MSEMLDVYFIAGTQDVLAGELLPVLEDALKSGVTCFQFREKKLTEPAKIESLAKSCQEICRKYQVPFFVNDDVKLALKIGADGVHVGQEDMAISKVIASCAGKMKIGLSVNTLEQADEAASCKALDYIGVGPIFATISKADAKPVTGLKLLQEIRDSGVTLPIVAIGGITPERAKWVRESGAQGMAVISAITKSENRRETVAAFQ, encoded by the coding sequence ATCAGCGAGATGTTAGACGTTTATTTTATTGCAGGGACACAGGATGTTTTGGCGGGAGAATTATTGCCAGTTTTAGAAGACGCTCTAAAGTCAGGGGTTACTTGCTTTCAATTCCGTGAAAAAAAGCTAACGGAGCCTGCCAAAATAGAATCACTGGCCAAGTCATGTCAGGAAATTTGCAGAAAGTATCAAGTTCCATTTTTCGTGAATGATGATGTGAAGTTAGCGCTTAAAATTGGGGCGGACGGCGTTCATGTAGGTCAAGAAGATATGGCGATTAGCAAAGTTATTGCGTCGTGTGCAGGGAAAATGAAGATCGGGCTTTCTGTTAATACATTGGAACAGGCGGACGAAGCAGCATCCTGTAAAGCGCTTGATTACATTGGTGTCGGGCCAATTTTTGCAACGATTTCTAAAGCGGATGCGAAACCGGTGACTGGTTTGAAATTGCTTCAGGAGATCCGCGATTCGGGGGTGACGTTGCCAATCGTAGCTATCGGAGGCATTACGCCTGAACGAGCAAAATGGGTTCGAGAGAGTGGAGCGCAAGGCATGGCAGTGATTTCAGCGATTACGAAATCAGAAAATCGTCGCGAAACCGTTGCAGCTTTTCAATAA
- a CDS encoding universal stress protein translates to MTIYHKILVGVDGSNEAEEALKRGIQIAKKDGATLGIGFVADVRRIAPLIDYEQTYAKKAKAYGIELVEIYKNEAEKLGVKNVETFVKFGTPKTTFVKKIIGAFQPDLVLVGSTGLTPTEQFILGSVSDYIATHSPCDVIVVRGKNWRDRKKND, encoded by the coding sequence ATGACAATCTACCATAAAATTCTAGTTGGCGTGGACGGTTCAAATGAAGCAGAAGAAGCCCTAAAACGAGGTATTCAAATCGCAAAAAAAGACGGTGCAACGCTTGGTATCGGCTTCGTAGCAGATGTTCGCCGAATCGCACCACTCATTGATTACGAGCAAACATACGCAAAAAAAGCCAAAGCATACGGCATAGAGCTTGTTGAAATTTATAAAAATGAAGCCGAGAAACTAGGCGTCAAAAACGTAGAAACCTTCGTCAAATTCGGAACACCAAAAACAACTTTTGTTAAAAAAATTATCGGTGCATTCCAACCCGATTTAGTTCTTGTCGGCTCCACTGGGCTAACACCAACAGAACAATTTATATTAGGTAGCGTTTCTGACTATATCGCCACACACTCGCCTTGTGACGTTATCGTGGTCCGCGGTAAAAATTGGCGCGACCGCAAAAAAAATGATTAA